A part of Anaerotignum faecicola genomic DNA contains:
- the def gene encoding peptide deformylase, with amino-acid sequence MAIRNIRISTDEVLRKTCKPIKEITPNLLTLLDDMADTMYEANGVGLAAPQVGILKRAVVIDIGEGLVELLNPVILETSGSQTDEEGCLSLPGQSAPVERPYYVKAKAMDREGNEFIIEGEELMARALCHEIDHLDGILYIDKALPREEA; translated from the coding sequence ATGGCAATTCGTAATATTCGTATCAGCACAGATGAGGTGCTGAGAAAAACCTGCAAACCGATCAAGGAAATTACCCCTAACCTGCTGACACTGCTGGATGATATGGCGGATACCATGTATGAGGCAAACGGCGTTGGTTTAGCCGCACCACAGGTAGGGATTCTGAAAAGAGCCGTTGTCATTGATATCGGCGAGGGCCTGGTGGAGCTTTTGAACCCTGTCATTCTGGAAACGAGCGGTTCTCAGACTGACGAGGAGGGCTGCCTGAGCCTGCCCGGACAATCTGCCCCTGTGGAACGCCCCTATTATGTGAAGGCAAAGGCGATGGACAGAGAGGGCAATGAATTCATCATCGAGGGGGAAGAACTGATGGCACGCGCATTGTGCCACGAGATTGACCATCTGGATGGGATTCTGTATATTGATAAGGCACTGCCGAGAGAGGAAGCGTAA